TCTTCTCGATATTACGTACTACTTTAAGTTGTTTTTTAGTTAAATATTTACTTTCAAACCCTTTAAAATCAACCTCCAATGCTTTAGGCTTAATAAAATCCATTATATCAATACCAAAATCACGCTTGTACTCTCGCTGCATTTCTTTAAATATAGGCAGCTTATATATATCCATTACCATATCCTTTAAATTTGTAATTTAGAGCGCACATCTGTATCAGTAGCTTTAAGCTTTAGCATTGTCTTGTAACATAGTGACATCTTCTTAAGTTCGAGATCCCTTTTAAGCTCATCGAGTCTAAGTTTTAACTCTTCAAGCTCACGACTCTCTTCTTCTGAATGTGCAACTTTTTTACTTAAAGTCTTCTTATAAAGATTGCTAATTTGAGACTCGAGTTCTTCTATTTTGTAATTATGAGTTTTAAGTTCTAACTCTAAATAACGACTAAATGAATTTATAAATTCTAGTCCCAACATACTTTTAGCCATACTAAACTGACTTTTAAGATCACGCGCCTGGGCTGTACTTTGTGATGCATGAAATAATATATTATTTAAAGTATCTTCACGAATAGTAAGCTTAGCAGCACCAGTAATATACTCAGGATCATCTTTAAGCGCTTCCCATTTGCGTCTCATCTTTCCTACATTAACACGACTAACTCCAAGCTCTTTTGCTATCCCTGCGTCATTAAGCTTCCCTTCTCTAAAATACACAACATAATCATCAAACGATTTCTTTACCCTATTCATACCTTTTAATATAAGTTAACTAATAGGTTAACAAAAATATATTTAAC
The sequence above is a segment of the Borrelia puertoricensis genome. Coding sequences within it:
- a CDS encoding DUF603 domain-containing protein codes for the protein MNRVKKSFDDYVVYFREGKLNDAGIAKELGVSRVNVGKMRRKWEALKDDPEYITGAAKLTIREDTLNNILFHASQSTAQARDLKSQFSMAKSMLGLEFINSFSRYLELELKTHNYKIEELESQISNLYKKTLSKKVAHSEEESRELEELKLRLDELKRDLELKKMSLCYKTMLKLKATDTDVRSKLQI